In a single window of the Bacteroidales bacterium genome:
- a CDS encoding DUF2752 domain-containing protein, producing MPPSALSSYSKINIILLIVLTGVLAYSAIFPPAPDTHPIPCIHEQLTGQPCPTCGLSRSFSSMIRLDFLRAEQWNPFGPRLFLFFFVQWIFRIVFLILALRLRLHEKTVITTDIVLSAGIFFYAYIPLIRTLFRF from the coding sequence GTGCCCCCTTCTGCCCTTTCTTCATATAGTAAAATCAACATTATCCTGCTCATTGTCCTCACAGGAGTGCTCGCGTATTCCGCCATTTTCCCCCCGGCTCCCGATACCCATCCCATTCCTTGCATTCACGAACAGTTGACCGGACAACCCTGCCCCACATGCGGGCTTTCGCGGAGTTTTTCGTCCATGATCCGGCTCGACTTTTTACGGGCAGAACAGTGGAATCCCTTTGGCCCCCGTCTTTTTCTCTTCTTCTTCGTGCAGTGGATTTTTCGTATTGTCTTTCTGATTCTTGCCCTCCGGCTCAGGCTTCATGAGAAAACGGTCATAACGACCGATATCGTCCTGTCGGCAGGAATTTTCTTTTATGCTTACATACCCCTTATCCGAACCCTGTTTCGCTTCTGA
- a CDS encoding MBL fold metallo-hydrolase, which translates to MKITLLETGNFMLDGGAIFGVVPRSLWSVQYKANDQNLCNMAMRSLLVEAGTRKILVDTGIGNKQDEKFFSHYYLNGEATLQGSLKEQGLMPEDITDVVLTHLHFDHCGGAVVYDAQGNLVPAFPNARYYVSRQQWEWAVHPNVRERPSYRPENFLPLHEAGRLEFIEKEGEFVPGFSLRMFHGHTAGLLVPFLSDGKETMVFVSDLLPFMAHIPLSWVCGYDTRPLLTLQEKEAFLFEASEKGYRLLFQHDAYVREGKVVKTEKGFRGAPVS; encoded by the coding sequence ATGAAAATAACCCTGCTGGAAACAGGGAATTTTATGCTGGACGGAGGAGCCATTTTCGGCGTTGTTCCCAGGTCGTTATGGAGTGTGCAGTACAAAGCCAATGACCAGAATCTGTGCAACATGGCCATGCGTTCCCTGCTGGTAGAAGCAGGAACTCGGAAGATTCTGGTTGATACCGGCATAGGGAACAAGCAGGATGAAAAGTTTTTCAGCCATTATTATCTGAACGGGGAGGCAACCCTGCAGGGTTCGCTGAAGGAACAGGGCCTGATGCCGGAAGATATTACGGATGTTGTTCTGACGCATCTGCATTTTGATCATTGCGGGGGTGCGGTTGTTTATGATGCGCAGGGGAATCTGGTGCCGGCTTTTCCCAATGCCCGGTATTATGTGAGCCGACAGCAATGGGAGTGGGCTGTTCACCCCAATGTGCGGGAACGGCCTTCCTACCGGCCGGAAAACTTCCTGCCGCTGCATGAAGCTGGTCGTCTTGAGTTCATTGAGAAGGAAGGGGAATTTGTCCCCGGATTTTCGCTAAGGATGTTTCACGGCCATACTGCCGGTTTGCTGGTGCCTTTTTTGTCGGACGGGAAGGAAACAATGGTCTTTGTATCGGACTTACTGCCCTTTATGGCCCATATTCCTCTCAGCTGGGTCTGCGGGTACGATACCAGGCCTTTGCTGACGCTTCAGGAGAAGGAAGCTTTTTTGTTTGAAGCTTCGGAGAAAGGCTACCGTTTGCTTTTTCAGCATGATGCGTATGTGCGCGAAGGGAAGGTTGTGAAAACGGAAAAGGGATTCAGGGGGGCGCCGGTCAGCTAA